The following DNA comes from Anopheles arabiensis isolate DONGOLA chromosome 3, AaraD3, whole genome shotgun sequence.
CGAATGGTCAAAGCAGTGACGCTTGGCGTGAATGTATTTTGATGGCGCTTCTTGCCGCAAAAAAGGACAGCGTTTACACGGGTTGGTTCAAGCGCGACACCGGCAACCGTTGCGGGGAGCTTGGGTGACAGTTTGGAAATGCATTTTCCGGCGCATCTGTATGCTGTTTGAAGCAAAATCATATTCTGCAAACCAGAAATGTAAAttgaaagataaaacaaatacaTCAGTCAATAGAAATCGaattaaattcaaacattttcaaatattGATGAGCTGTCAGAATGTGTTTGCCTGTCATTCATTTGTCAATCTCTGTTCGGCATGAACCAACCCGCCCATGGCGCTCTTTCCCATCAATCACCACAGGGTGGTGCAGTAAGTCCTGTTTTGCCGCGCATCTTGttttttcaatatgtttttatatgaacaaaaaaacgaaatattaACGACTTTTTTCTTAAAACATTTGAAACTACACGCAGTTAAATTCAAtcgttattgttttattttcatttctttgtCGTGTGTCAAATATACTGAGGATTGAAAGATTATAGTTCGTCCACCGGACGTTGCCGTAATATCATCCTATACGCAACGATCATCATGTCTCTATTGActggcaacacacacacttcactaAACCGCATTATTAATCGAAAGCATAGAAAGTATGTCCCTATAGCATGAATATGTATGCACTATTTACGCGCTCATTAACGTTAATGGGGTACGAGAGGGGAACAGAATGTCAAAAATAATTTCCATCTACGGTCGGAGTTCGCAAGTAAAGCCGTCGTGAAGTGCCTACCTTCTACTGCTTTGCCCATCTTAAACCGTGTTTTCGATGTTTCACTGATACAGAAGGGAGAAAGAAtgtaacaacaaaaagtacTCTAAACCacgcaaacacatacactcgcTCCGCCGGTAATCTATGTGTAGAAGGTTAAACAAATAAGAAACAGAACAACGCTTAAAGCTATGCGCCAAAGGCTCCGCGTATTGGGCTTTACTTGGGTCGGTTGGTAAAGGGTGGGGGAGGTGGTGCAGCTCCAGCGGTATCTTACATCGTGGACGTTGTCGGTCCACCGCCGGTACTGCTACCACTACTGCTGACAACGTTCGTCGCGTCCAGGTTGATCAGGTTGGAGGATACGGATGGGGATTTGGGCAGTCCTTCCACTGGGCCCGGGGACGGTAGACTAGCGGTGCCCAGCTGGGAGGATGCCACTGGGAGCGGTGCCGCTGGTAGCTGTTTGCCGCCGCTACTACTGCTCGTGGGTGGCGGAGGTAATGCTATCGCTGGACGGTCCACGGTCATCGGGAAACCGGTAAACGGTGGCAGCCCACCAaactgtggctgctgctgctgatgatgatgcccgTGGCTATGCCCATGCCCACCGTGATGGTGTTGcccgtgatgatgatgatgatgatggtgcttgCCGGTGGTTTGTGGGAACGATTTCGGCACGGTATTCTGACGGCTGGAGTCGGTCGTTTTCGATAACCGCTCGCTTaatgctttcaacgcaatTTGTCTAAGGAAGAGAAGCGTTTTAGTAAACGATATTGATGGCATGAGCAATACTAGAGCACGCCTTACCGCCGCCGTTCCATGTCGTGTGGATCCACACCGGGCAGGTGCACGCTGACCGAGTGCAGCGAGCCAGAGTTTGACTGCGGTGGGCTTAGCCGCTTCACCAGCCCTATCCGCAGACAGCACAGGTACACAGGGTTCGCGAAGATCGCAATGAACGGTTGCAGCACGTTCGGGAAGAAGCTGGCGAAGCGGAAGTTTTCCGCACTGTCGCCGCGCGTACCGTTCGAGTGCCGCTGGTAGAACCGCAGATACACCCAGGAGACGTACAGGCCCGACGCGAACATTGCCGGATAGGTGCCATCCAGTAGCCCGACGGCCCATAGCAAAATCGATGCTATGACAACGGTCAATGGTACGTTTCTGCGCAAATCAAAGTGAAGTTATTGCAATGCCAATGCGAACGTGCCAGCTAGTATACGTACCGGTTGGAGAATTTACCGATCGGTGTTCGGGCTATCAGATGGTCGGGCATTATCTGCGTAACGGCTACACTTATCGCTGCAACCGGTAGAAAAAGGGTACGAAGGTCAGTGTGCGCACCAACCGGCTCAACTGCTGCTCGCTCACCTCATCCACTTACCTGCATTCATGCCGGCCAGCCCGTAGATGCGAACGTTGAACAGAATCTCCGCATCGGCCGTTGCCATCGAGTAGAGCAGATAGTAGAGGCTGGTCAGGATGGCCACCCCCGTGTTGGTGATGGCGAAGTAGTGCAGCATCTCCATCTGGCCCCAGGACGGTTCGATCAGCTTGCCGCACAGCCCGACCGTCACCAAATCGACCAGCACCTCCCAGAAGTGCTGCTCGATGAAGAAGTAGGTAAAGATGGTCCACACCCAGAAGGTGGGCGGCATCAGGTAGCCGGGCGTCACGCACAGCATCACCGATATGCGCTCGGAGAAGGAAATCAGGTAGCCGACCAGCGTGGCGATGCAGATGAACTTGATCGACGTCGAGGTGCTGCCGAGCAGGGCCGCCATCTGCTGCCGGAGGTACAGTGcattgttgctgctcgccATCGCCGCCAATCGAATCGAACACCGGGATCAGcggaggagggggaggaggagggtgtACGCAATCCTCCGGTTccgatcgtcgtcgtcgtcctgcaGCAGCGACCCGTTGCTTCCCGCTCTAGCACGGCCAAAAGCGCACGGATCCCGGCACGGTGCGTGTGCCTTTGTATATCCTTACATTTATGCcgtgtcagcagcagcagcagcagcagcagcgacgatAACAGCGGCAACGGCAGTCACGGACAGGGCGGCTGGAGCAGCTCGGGTTGGCGTGCATGCAAACGGGGAAACACTCACGGGAAAGGGGAGGTACGTGCACGCCGAAGTAGATATGCGGTCGGAACGGTCCAGCTTCTGTGAAAATGGAGAAGGGGTGGTAAATTTGGTAAAGCTGCGTTTTTTCCGGTCGATTGCTTTGTAATGTGTAGATTTACAATCTTTGATcgctgtgttgttttgctgcactgtcaaaatagctattttgctACGgtgcagtgtggccagatttttttggcggttttggtaggagCATCAAAATTtgtatcggtagttttcggtaggagtttcaattttttttggtatttttcggaatttgtttttaattaaaagagATGGATCAGATTTGGTCGATAGCGGTCGCATGAAAGAGGCATTCCTGTAGATAATTATGGAAATTGTGAAAACAAATTGATGACTTCTCGGTTAGTATTATGAAAAAAtcaagccggtctcgtagtacagtcgtcaactcgtacgacttaacaacaggcccgtcatgggttcaatccccaaatagaccgcgccgccatacgtaggactgactatcctgctatgggggggaatcaattagtcaccgaaagccaaagcccaaaaaagaaaaaaaaagccaaagaagaagaattatgaAAAAATCGCTAATTTTAGGTAGGCTAAATGAAACATCGGTAGTTTTATGGtgctcatctgtgaatcggttgCCATATCAGAAATCGGTAGGAACACAGATAAATCgatatttctggtcactctgagTGTGCTGATGTGCGTGCGGTTACGCGGTCGAGTTGAGGTGCCCACCGTTACCGGTTGTCAGGGAGGCGCGCGCGGTTTCGGCATTTaccgttttatttctttcaagttttaaaaataactgGTGATGTAATGCGTAACTTGTTTATAAAAAGCTTCACTTTTTACAACATTGTATGTGACACACTATATGTAAATTTAATATTACCTTTTTCAATTTCCATATTCACACGTGCTCTCGAACACGTGTGAGAACAGCCGTTGGAGGACAGCTGCAACGTTCGAAAGGCTGGCATAacccacgaaaaaaaaaacatctggGGGATTGTTTTGCGCAACATTCTTCAATGTTGCAATTATGATTTCcccaccatacacacacaaacatcttCCAATGATCATGACCATCACCAATCGATTACTGTTTACGATTGCACGCATTATCACCAATTCGCAATTCGAAAGGGAAAGCAAACAGTTTGCTATATCACGTGCAAACCGATGCAGAAACCTCCAGCTCCTCCTGCACCGAGACCCAGAAGAAAAATACCCAGCAGCaacgtttatttttaaaagtgtagaaatttgttatttttccccGACAAATTCCCCCCCACCCAAACCCGTCAGTCGGTCGCCCATTTCCAATGTAACCCCAAACAAGTACCAGCCCGCCCGGGGGGTGGGCAACTGCACATTAGATTACCACCACCCTCCGGTGGCGTGACGTGGTTGCACCATGTCAGCAGCCTGGCTACACCTTGCGGGCACCTCCGTTATCTTATCTACCGGGCAGTCAAGGTACCAATTATTACGGTCTACGAAGCTTACCTCTCTTCCAGTGGCGTTACCGGGGTTTGGggtttttcaaataaaacatcttaGAGCGGCAGCGACCTGTTGCGAAACGGTTTTGTTTATTGGTAACGATAGCTTAGAGACACAAACAATATTACACATAttgagaaggagagagaggggaATAGTAAAACCTAGATAAATAACACTGTTTATGAAGCACTGGAGAAAAATGGAGCGAGGGCGCTCGAGGAGTGCTGGGAGGAAAACTTAAACTGTGGTGCGCTGTGGTTTGAAACAGTTCTATGGAAACGGTTGGCGGCGATAGATTCCGGCGATAGATTATTTTatgctcacacacgcacatgacACGTGTTCGATCGTGAGGCGATGAGATGGGGGGGTTGTGCTTAAGCGTAAATATGTCTCCCACACCGTCCTgccatacaaaacaaaaaagctgttACAATACTTGTGCGATTGGTTAACTTTCACTGCAATATTCCCTATAAATGAGCTACACTCGATCATACTTGGTAATAATGTGGTATAATAATTCTTGATTATTGCCCTAACTACCTTCAAATACTAGATTCAATGTATCGACGTTTTAAAGATTCGTTTACTGCTGTGGAGGGTGTATGTGTAGATAGTTAAAtcgttattttaatttgtctATTACAAAATCTAGGTGAATGTTGCTACCGACAGAGAGACCCCATATCTCGGGGTATCTCGGAAAAGCGGGAAAGTAGTGAAAATCGTACCCTTTGTTCGTTAAACGTCCCCTTTCCCTCATTTGcccctgttttttgtttccgtttgaCTAGCGAATTATCACCcgataattaatttttacacGTAATTGCACGTAATTTGTTTACacgataataaaaaaaaaaaacaaacaaaacgcccgTTGCCCGACGTTGCCCGATAACTAACACCTTTCCGTTCTGCAATAAAACATGCACCACACACCACATACATTGCCCAGCACCTGCACTACCCGTGCGATTCACGGTGACTTGCCTTCGTGGCTTCGGcacatttcaatttttacgTATTTTGTATATATCCGTATAACTtttcacagcacacacacacgcagacacacatTCGCGCTGGAGAATGATGTTGGGCCACTTACAGGAAATCGACCGTGCGCAGGGGCGACGTGTCGTAAAGGGCTCCCTCATGCCCGGGCAGGCAGTCCGCTATGGGGTGCTCCCGGCCGATCGGTGGTTCCGGCACCGACGAGGTCGGTGATGTTGGAACCGGCAAGGAGCGTATCACGTGCCCAGGCAGCTCACTGGATCAGGATTTGGTGCTGCGGCTGCTCGGCCCAGGGAACACGATGTTGGTC
Coding sequences within:
- the LOC120903068 gene encoding transmembrane protein 115, producing MASSNNALYLRQQMAALLGSTSTSIKFICIATLVGYLISFSERISVMLCVTPGYLMPPTFWVWTIFTYFFIEQHFWEVLVDLVTVGLCGKLIEPSWGQMEMLHYFAITNTGVAILTSLYYLLYSMATADAEILFNVRIYGLAGMNAAISVAVTQIMPDHLIARTPIGKFSNRNVPLTVVIASILLWAVGLLDGTYPAMFASGLYVSWVYLRFYQRHSNGTRGDSAENFRFASFFPNVLQPFIAIFANPVYLCCLRIGLVKRLSPPQSNSGSLHSVSVHLPGVDPHDMERRRQIALKALSERLSKTTDSSRQNTVPKSFPQTTGKHHHHHHHHGQHHHGGHGHSHGHHHQQQQPQFGGLPPFTGFPMTVDRPAIALPPPPTSSSSGGKQLPAAPLPVASSQLGTASLPSPGPVEGLPKSPSVSSNLINLDATNVVSSSGSSTGGGPTTSTM